A region of Oncorhynchus masou masou isolate Uvic2021 chromosome 29, UVic_Omas_1.1, whole genome shotgun sequence DNA encodes the following proteins:
- the irx2a gene encoding iroquois-class homeodomain protein IRX-2a has product MSYPQGYLYQPPGSLALYSCPAYGASALAAPRSDELARSSSGSAFSPYPGSATAFTASASGFSSPMPYSTDPATGFPSYMSSPYDAQGMAGALSYHPYGSPGYPYQLNDPAYRKNATRDATATLKAWLQEHRKNPYPTKGEKIMLAIITKMTLTQVSTWFANARRRLKKENKMTWAPRNKSEDEDDGDGERNDDHLEKNLDNSETSAEDEGISLQVDTLTDHSCSAESDGDKVSCRIGDLVCESGSDTKDKCEDDDDDHELENDERHRSLSPKPVTSSPLTGLEASVLNHHHRENNNKSCLDSRISGRHNQAVKPKLWSLAEIATSDPKQQQHHPGQTCPSLGLLTSTSSTPSPTVPGAVYSASSILGRPIYYTSPFYSNYTNYGNFSPLQGQGILQYNSANDGLTQTAAEVSTMHKHTTDSLLKTNANHIEQFRPSHVYSKKGESCILLLRQDAWPAALQLFSSETGPKDSLNLIQGWGMN; this is encoded by the exons ATGTCTTACCCCCAGGGTTATCTCTACCAGCCGCCGGGCTCCCTGGCTCTCTACTCCTGCCCGGCTTACGGGGCTTCAGCCCTGGCTGCCCCGAGGAGCGACGAGCTGGCCAGGTCGTCCAGTGGATCAGCCTTTAGTCCTTACCCCGGATCAGCTACTGCCTTCACGGCTTCAGCCAGCGGCTTCTCCAGCCCAATGCCATACTCCACAGACCCTGCCACGGGATTCCCTTCCTACATG AGCTCTCCTTACGACGCGCAGGGCATGGCCGGGGCGCTCAGCTACCACCCCTACGGTAGCCCGGGATACCCCTACCAGCTCAATGACCCGGCCTACCGCAAGAACGCGACCCGCGACGCCACCGCCACGCTGAAGGCCTGGCTACAGGAGCACAGGAAGAACCCCTACCCCACCAAGGGAGAGAAGATCATGTTGGCCATCATTACTAAAATGACCCTGACGCAGGTGTCCACCTGGTTCGCCAACGCCAGGAGGAGGTTGAAGAAGGAGAACAAGATGACGTGGGCTCCCCGGAATAAGAGTGAGGATGAGGACGATGGAGACGGAGAGCGGAATGATGACCACTTGGAGAAAAATCTTGACAACAGCGAGACGTCCGCGGAGGATGAAG GTATCAGTTTGCAGGTTGATACCCTTACAGACCATTCTTGTTCAGCGGAGTCTGATGGGGATAAGGTGAGCTGTCGAATCGGGGACCTGGTCTGTGAGTCTGGGTCAGATACTAAGGACAAatgtgaggatgatgatgatgatcacgaACTGGAGAATGATGAACGACACCGAAGCCTGTCACCTAAACCTGTGACATCATCACCACTAACAGGGCTTGAGGCCTCGGTCTTAAACCATCACCACcgggaaaacaacaacaaatcatGTCTTGACAGCCGAATCTCAGGTCGTCACAATCAAGCCGTCAAACCCAAACTGTGGTCGTTAGCGGAGATCGCTACTTCAGACCcgaagcagcagcagcatcacccGGGGCAGACTTGTCCATCCCTCGGTCTTCtaacctccacctcctccaccccctccccgaCCGTCCCTGGCGCTGTGTACTCCGCCTCTTCCATCCTAGGACGACCCATCTACTACACGTCTCCGTTTTACAGTAATTACACAAACTATGGCAACTTCAGCCCGCTGCAGGGTCAAGGGATTCTGCAATATAACTCTGCTAACGACGGACTCACACAGACTGCTGCGGAGGTCAGCACCATGCATAAACACACCACTGACTCTCTGCTTAAAACGAACGCTAACCACATTGAACAGTTCAGACCCTCACATGTATACTCTAAGAAAG GGGAGAGCTGCATCTTGCTCCTCAGACAAGACGCCTGGCCTGCAGCACTACAGCTGTTCTCCTCAGAGACAGGCCCGAAGGATTCATTAAACCTGATTCAGGGTTGGGGGATGAATTAA